Proteins from a genomic interval of Hornefia porci:
- a CDS encoding Rossmann-like and DUF2520 domain-containing protein gives MKTGFIGAGKVGFTLGKYLTEHGKKVTGYYSRNTHSAREAAQFTDTKACDSLAALIHESDVLFLTVPDSSITSVYEEIAAHPIRGKYICHCSGEKTSAEAFPGIDKTGAYEYSVHPLFAVSDKYHAYEELPDVFFTIEGNKDHLNGIREMLSEAGLQTRLIDPADKTRYHAAAAAASNLVIGLLDQSISMLGECGFSEEDARAALTPLVLGNVRHLLRDGPVQALTGPVERGDAETVRKHLASLDSRRDRALYSLLSLRLADIAQRKHPDRDYAAVEKILEEFAE, from the coding sequence TTGAAGACAGGATTTATAGGAGCAGGAAAAGTGGGATTTACCCTCGGGAAATATCTCACAGAACATGGAAAAAAGGTTACAGGCTATTACAGCCGCAACACTCATTCTGCCCGTGAGGCAGCACAGTTCACAGACACGAAGGCCTGCGATTCGCTCGCAGCGCTCATTCACGAAAGCGACGTGTTGTTCCTGACAGTACCTGACAGCAGCATCACTTCCGTATACGAAGAGATCGCGGCGCATCCGATTCGGGGGAAATACATTTGTCACTGCAGCGGGGAGAAGACCTCTGCCGAGGCGTTCCCGGGCATTGACAAAACAGGTGCATACGAATATTCCGTTCATCCGTTGTTCGCCGTAAGCGACAAATACCATGCTTACGAGGAACTCCCGGATGTTTTTTTTACCATCGAGGGGAACAAAGATCATCTGAACGGCATCCGCGAGATGCTCTCAGAGGCCGGACTTCAGACGCGGCTCATCGATCCGGCGGACAAAACCCGCTACCACGCCGCCGCCGCGGCGGCAAGCAACCTGGTAATCGGACTGCTGGATCAGAGCATTTCGATGCTGGGCGAATGCGGGTTTTCCGAGGAAGACGCACGGGCGGCGCTGACGCCTCTGGTGCTCGGCAACGTCCGTCATCTGCTGCGGGACGGCCCGGTGCAGGCCCTGACCGGACCTGTGGAGCGGGGCGACGCCGAAACCGTCCGGAAACACCTGGCGTCCCTGGACAGCCGGCGCGACAGAGCTTTGTACTCCCTTTTGTCCCTGCGCCTTGCAGACATCGCGCAGAGGAAGCACCCCGACCGGGACTACGCCGCGGTCGAAAAAATCTTGGAGGAATTTGCAGAATGA
- a CDS encoding rhodanese-like domain-containing protein produces the protein MFSKKDINDYAQEARDTNGAVLVDVRNRKEYEQGHLPGAVNIPLPDIQFSIGKLGPVSTPLFVYCLSGARSRQACNNLKKMGYEHVVNMGGISRWTGELEK, from the coding sequence TTGTTCAGCAAAAAAGATATCAACGATTACGCACAGGAAGCCCGCGACACGAACGGAGCCGTCCTGGTAGACGTTCGGAACCGAAAAGAATACGAGCAGGGGCATCTGCCCGGCGCAGTCAATATCCCGCTGCCGGATATCCAGTTCTCCATCGGAAAACTCGGTCCCGTCAGCACGCCGCTTTTCGTGTACTGTCTCAGCGGAGCGCGCAGCCGGCAGGCCTGCAACAATCTGAAGAAAATGGGATACGAGCACGTTGTCAACATGGGCGGAATCAGCCGCTGGACCGGAGAACTGGAGAAATAG
- a CDS encoding leucine-rich repeat domain-containing protein, whose translation MKKNGLKHTAAQGLTIILALMLMLALMPVMGEKTMAEDEMSFMSDNCKYTVIDTSDHSVRLDSYRGDDRDLIVPETVEHEGITYTVVKIGAMDWQTSPLVRMELPDTVTELSVDAFSGLKSLQAISLSKSITEIPDNCFFGCSALKTVRGTSQVTSIGHYAFYNCGLTSFTVPENVTKLGESVFSYSSKLKTVTLSRKMKSVDPSAFEFSGVQTFKVQRGSKYFAAGKYLLYNKKKTRIVAYAPGRKNRSYTVPGNVTSIGAHAFYLNTHLRKVTIRKNVRTIGTGAFECSDLTSVILAGRTRVIGENAFQCCDKLKSVSFGKRVHTIQAGAFRATNLKSVRIPRNVKKIGKQAFGYDWDVGFDEENTTIDIVVKRSGFKIYGKKGSSAHKYAKANKFKFVKY comes from the coding sequence ATGAAGAAGAACGGATTGAAACACACTGCCGCGCAGGGTCTGACCATCATTCTGGCCCTGATGCTCATGCTGGCACTGATGCCGGTGATGGGCGAAAAAACAATGGCGGAAGACGAAATGTCCTTTATGAGTGATAATTGTAAATACACGGTTATCGATACGTCCGATCACAGCGTCCGGCTGGACAGCTATCGCGGCGATGACAGAGATCTGATCGTGCCCGAGACAGTCGAACACGAAGGAATCACGTATACCGTGGTCAAAATCGGAGCGATGGACTGGCAGACGTCTCCTCTTGTCCGCATGGAACTGCCGGACACCGTCACCGAACTGTCCGTCGATGCCTTCAGTGGCCTTAAGAGCCTGCAGGCGATCAGTCTCAGTAAAAGCATCACCGAAATTCCCGATAACTGCTTCTTTGGATGCAGTGCATTAAAAACAGTCAGAGGCACAAGCCAGGTCACCTCCATCGGCCATTACGCCTTCTACAATTGCGGATTGACATCCTTTACAGTTCCTGAGAACGTCACAAAGCTTGGAGAGAGCGTTTTCTCATATTCTTCGAAGCTGAAGACTGTCACCCTGTCCAGAAAAATGAAATCCGTTGATCCCTCCGCCTTCGAATTCAGCGGTGTACAGACATTCAAAGTTCAGCGCGGCAGCAAATACTTTGCAGCAGGCAAATATCTGCTCTATAACAAAAAGAAGACCCGGATCGTCGCCTATGCGCCGGGACGGAAAAATCGTTCCTATACGGTTCCCGGAAACGTCACCTCCATCGGAGCACACGCTTTCTATCTTAATACCCATCTCAGAAAAGTCACCATACGGAAAAACGTCCGCACCATCGGTACCGGCGCCTTCGAATGTTCAGATCTCACCTCGGTTATCCTCGCCGGCAGGACCCGCGTGATCGGAGAAAACGCCTTCCAGTGCTGCGACAAACTTAAATCCGTCAGTTTCGGGAAAAGGGTTCACACCATTCAGGCCGGCGCATTTAGAGCCACCAATCTGAAGTCTGTCCGGATCCCCCGCAACGTCAAAAAAATCGGCAAACAGGCCTTCGGTTACGATTGGGACGTAGGATTCGATGAAGAAAATACCACCATCGACATAGTTGTAAAAAGATCCGGCTTCAAGATCTACGGCAAAAAAGGCAGCTCCGCTCATAAATATGCGAAGGCCAATAAGTTCAAATTCGTGAAGTACTGA
- a CDS encoding ribose-phosphate pyrophosphokinase: protein MRTPEELLTTPSNFGNIGLVATEGAEELAKMVDAYLRRWTGEDAESYLVSSKCPRFSSGDAKGMINETVRGRDLYVFVDVGNYGCTYNLFGYVNHMSPDDHYQDMKRLIQAAAGKAHRISVIMPILYGGRQHKRSFRESLDCACMLQELQAMGVTNLICFDAHAPMIQNAVPLMGFDNIIPYYQVLKKLKRTFPDLDCRKEKFMMVSPDEGAMNRNMYYSSVLGVDLGMFYKRRDYATMVNGHNPIVAHEYLGASVEGKDIFITDDIISSGESMLDIAYELKRRKAGNIYCYATYGLFTNGLAEFDKAYEEGVIKGILCTNLTYRKPELVNKEWFYEVDVSKYVSYLIAALNGDISVSDIIDPRTKIAALLKE, encoded by the coding sequence ATGAGAACACCAGAAGAATTACTTACAACCCCCAGCAATTTCGGCAACATTGGACTTGTGGCGACAGAGGGAGCGGAAGAACTGGCGAAGATGGTCGACGCTTATCTGCGCCGCTGGACAGGAGAGGACGCTGAATCATATCTGGTCAGCAGTAAATGCCCCCGCTTTTCATCCGGTGACGCCAAGGGCATGATCAACGAGACGGTGCGCGGACGCGATCTCTATGTCTTTGTTGACGTAGGCAACTACGGATGCACCTACAACCTGTTCGGCTATGTCAACCACATGTCTCCGGACGATCATTACCAGGACATGAAGAGGCTGATTCAGGCGGCGGCCGGAAAGGCACACAGAATTTCCGTCATCATGCCGATTCTGTATGGGGGACGCCAGCACAAAAGAAGCTTCCGCGAGTCGCTGGACTGCGCCTGCATGCTGCAGGAGCTTCAGGCCATGGGCGTGACGAACCTGATCTGCTTTGACGCCCACGCCCCGATGATCCAGAACGCGGTGCCCCTGATGGGATTTGATAATATTATTCCGTATTATCAGGTGCTGAAAAAACTGAAGAGAACCTTCCCCGACCTGGACTGCCGCAAGGAGAAGTTCATGATGGTCAGCCCCGACGAAGGCGCGATGAACCGTAACATGTATTATTCCTCCGTCCTGGGCGTGGATCTGGGGATGTTCTACAAACGACGGGACTACGCGACTATGGTGAACGGCCATAATCCCATCGTGGCCCATGAATATCTGGGCGCGTCGGTGGAAGGGAAGGATATTTTCATCACCGATGACATCATTTCCTCCGGCGAATCCATGCTGGATATTGCCTACGAGCTGAAGCGCAGAAAGGCCGGCAACATCTACTGCTATGCGACCTACGGTCTCTTTACCAACGGACTTGCGGAGTTTGACAAAGCCTATGAAGAGGGCGTAATCAAGGGCATTCTCTGCACGAACCTGACCTACCGCAAGCCGGAGCTTGTGAACAAAGAGTGGTTCTACGAGGTGGACGTCTCCAAATATGTGTCCTACCTCATCGCGGCACTGAACGGCGATATCTCCGTCAGCGATATCATCGATCCCAGAACGAAAATCGCTGCACTGCTGAAGGAGTAA
- a CDS encoding CHAP domain-containing protein, whose amino-acid sequence MWRSRKSRGDSPADQTRVYRRGSFEQKNRRRRFADDDSGAGEDFVPRNVQRPEEPEEPIYNSYEEYLKAHQWRPGDSDIESAGTGSRYSDIGFDRADRADRHASADESTGTDSRRSSTGESSIKDPSFGDGGFDVPEFGNGVRSRGARHAAESGLSGLTALLRDKYDEAADWIHALPGVLLSHLHIGSGYAGKHSDEKEREFVAFEDLDFWSRFDRKNRNSQSDRMTQTSWNAWDPEPQEDSYGEWEPEPRDNFYDAWEPEPQENPYDAWEPEPRENSYDAWEPEPQENPYDEWNPQSSESSRNAWESREPVRREPPRSGRKPRTQRTGRRLRPRQIMMIALFIVIAWTALLGISMKNGAAFLDGNSAMVETARQELGNEGGEKFWSWYGFDSEVDWCACFVSWCADQNGYLSEGKVPKFSYVQTGLNWFKDKGKWRNAGEKPVAGDIIFFDWNDNDVADHVGIVAGYHLGRVFTIEGNASGDICKRKSYWVFSKYIMGYGTPESE is encoded by the coding sequence ATGTGGAGATCCAGAAAGAGCAGAGGCGACAGCCCGGCGGATCAGACACGGGTCTATCGCCGGGGGAGCTTTGAACAGAAAAACCGTCGCCGCCGGTTCGCCGATGACGATTCGGGCGCAGGCGAGGACTTTGTTCCCCGCAACGTCCAACGGCCAGAGGAGCCGGAAGAACCGATTTACAATTCTTATGAGGAATATCTGAAGGCGCATCAGTGGCGGCCCGGCGACAGTGACATCGAGTCGGCCGGCACTGGTTCCCGTTATTCTGACATCGGCTTTGACCGCGCCGACCGTGCCGACCGACACGCCTCAGCTGACGAGTCGACCGGCACTGATTCCCGTCGCAGCAGTACCGGAGAGAGCAGTATCAAAGATCCGTCCTTCGGCGACGGTGGTTTCGACGTGCCGGAATTCGGAAACGGCGTTCGTTCCCGTGGGGCGAGACATGCCGCTGAATCCGGCCTGTCCGGTCTGACTGCCCTGCTGCGCGATAAATATGACGAGGCAGCGGACTGGATTCACGCACTGCCCGGAGTCCTGCTGAGTCACCTGCACATCGGTTCCGGCTATGCAGGCAAGCACTCGGACGAAAAGGAGCGCGAGTTTGTAGCCTTTGAGGATTTGGATTTCTGGTCCAGATTCGACAGAAAAAACAGGAACTCCCAATCCGACAGGATGACGCAGACCTCCTGGAATGCATGGGATCCGGAGCCACAGGAGGATTCCTATGGCGAATGGGAGCCGGAGCCTCGGGATAATTTCTACGATGCATGGGAGCCGGAGCCTCAGGAAAATCCTTATGATGCATGGGAGCCGGAGCCTCGGGAAAATTCTTATGATGCGTGGGAGCCGGAGCCTCAGGAAAATCCCTACGACGAATGGAATCCCCAATCCTCCGAATCATCCCGGAATGCGTGGGAATCCCGGGAACCCGTGCGCCGGGAACCGCCACGTTCCGGCCGAAAGCCGCGGACACAAAGAACAGGACGAAGACTGCGCCCGAGACAGATTATGATGATTGCGCTGTTTATTGTAATTGCGTGGACGGCTCTGCTGGGAATCAGCATGAAGAACGGGGCCGCTTTTCTGGACGGAAATTCCGCGATGGTGGAAACAGCCCGACAGGAGCTGGGGAACGAGGGCGGTGAAAAGTTCTGGAGCTGGTACGGGTTTGATTCCGAGGTGGACTGGTGCGCCTGTTTCGTATCCTGGTGCGCCGATCAGAACGGATATCTTTCAGAGGGGAAGGTTCCGAAATTCTCCTATGTGCAGACAGGTCTGAACTGGTTTAAGGACAAAGGAAAATGGCGGAACGCCGGCGAAAAACCGGTGGCCGGCGATATCATCTTTTTCGACTGGAATGACAACGATGTGGCCGACCATGTGGGTATCGTCGCCGGGTACCACCTAGGTCGCGTATTCACCATCGAGGGCAACGCCTCAGGTGACATCTGCAAACGAAAATCCTACTGGGTCTTCAGTAAATACATTATGGGGTACGGAACGCCTGAAAGCGAATAA
- a CDS encoding ABC transporter permease, protein MLKNKNVQLIDILPIVALIVLLLVFGITSGGALFSSFNIQSVIRDSIPVILGGLGVIFVIATGGCDLSIGAVAAVAATVGAYYGSIYGAWMTVLLVLLIGLASGTFLGLITSRFHVSSFMASLALLMGLRGFLNVCNVKWEQVYLPESLHFMNGFGPALLITAVLTVIVWYVFEKTKFGYYCKGMGENENTMIAIGVDTVKVRHIAFIISGVMAAVMGLLLISATGGSSSTLGNFMEMKVQMGVFLGGVLVSGGMRSKIYKLIFGSLSITVIVNGLTISGASSSVTELAEGIILMLLLYITILLSKNKGFKRKKSGASNEEPAGEIDSQIA, encoded by the coding sequence ATGCTGAAGAATAAAAATGTGCAGTTGATCGATATATTACCCATCGTAGCGCTTATCGTGCTTCTGCTTGTGTTTGGGATTACTTCTGGAGGAGCGCTGTTTTCGTCATTCAATATTCAGTCAGTGATTCGCGATTCTATTCCGGTAATACTGGGTGGTCTGGGCGTAATCTTTGTTATCGCTACGGGGGGCTGTGATTTGTCCATTGGCGCTGTAGCAGCTGTGGCGGCGACGGTAGGAGCTTATTATGGTTCAATTTATGGAGCATGGATGACGGTGCTGCTGGTATTGTTGATCGGGTTGGCCAGCGGCACATTTCTGGGGTTAATTACTTCCCGTTTTCACGTATCCTCTTTTATGGCATCATTGGCACTGCTGATGGGACTTCGGGGGTTCTTGAACGTATGTAATGTTAAATGGGAACAGGTATATCTCCCGGAAAGTTTGCATTTTATGAACGGATTTGGCCCGGCACTGCTCATTACGGCAGTACTGACTGTCATCGTCTGGTATGTCTTTGAAAAAACAAAGTTCGGATATTACTGCAAGGGCATGGGCGAAAACGAAAATACAATGATTGCAATCGGCGTAGATACGGTTAAGGTTAGGCATATTGCGTTCATCATCTCCGGTGTTATGGCGGCTGTTATGGGATTGCTGCTGATTTCCGCGACTGGAGGTTCAAGCAGCACATTGGGAAATTTCATGGAGATGAAAGTGCAGATGGGTGTATTCCTTGGAGGCGTGCTCGTCAGCGGAGGAATGCGTTCCAAAATATATAAACTGATCTTCGGTTCCCTGAGTATCACGGTTATTGTAAATGGTCTGACAATCAGCGGAGCGAGTTCCTCTGTTACAGAACTGGCGGAAGGGATTATTTTGATGCTGCTTCTGTATATCACTATTCTTCTTTCCAAAAACAAAGGGTTTAAACGGAAAAAAAGTGGAGCCTCCAACGAAGAGCCTGCAGGAGAAATCGACTCGCAGATAGCGTGA
- a CDS encoding YkvA family protein: MRHNTAKHSRPGTLEMPTKKLTEKFNEFQEKAKELLKDENRIEDLLLQARQKLKELPAGGDKLAYIPELILMIHCFVRGEYTAISMPHLIAIVAALIYFVTPLDVIPDAVPGAGLLDDAVVAGAVVKWCQDDIDKFMIWLENKRK; the protein is encoded by the coding sequence ATGCGGCATAATACGGCGAAGCACAGCAGACCCGGCACCCTGGAGATGCCGACGAAGAAACTCACGGAAAAGTTCAATGAATTTCAGGAAAAGGCGAAGGAACTCCTGAAGGATGAGAACAGGATCGAGGACCTTCTGCTGCAGGCGCGGCAAAAACTGAAGGAACTGCCTGCCGGCGGAGACAAACTGGCGTATATACCGGAGCTCATTCTGATGATACACTGTTTTGTGCGAGGTGAATACACGGCGATTTCCATGCCGCATCTGATCGCGATTGTGGCGGCGCTGATTTATTTTGTGACTCCCCTTGATGTCATTCCGGATGCGGTTCCCGGCGCGGGGCTTCTGGACGATGCGGTTGTGGCGGGCGCTGTGGTGAAGTGGTGTCAGGACGATATCGACAAATTTATGATATGGCTGGAAAATAAGCGTAAATGA
- the panC gene encoding pantoate--beta-alanine ligase: MNTVNTINELREQVRAWKAEGLTIGLCPTMGYLHEGHASLMDASVRSCDRTVASVFVNPIQFGPNEDLATYPRDFESDCRLLEAHGVDLVFHPEPAEMYADDFCTFVDIDVLSKTLCGKTRPIHFRGVCTVITKLLNTVTPDKIFFGQKDAQQLAIIRRMVRDLNFDVEVVGCPIVREADGLAKSSRNTYLNPDERRAARILSRAIRLGQDIADGGERRSGKLLAAMKEKLVSEPMAEVEYVEVVNGENMQPVDTFREGDLVAMAVRIGGTRLIDNFTVGQPPIDFQEGQSNAD; encoded by the coding sequence ATGAACACTGTAAACACAATCAACGAGCTTCGCGAGCAGGTCCGTGCCTGGAAGGCCGAAGGCCTCACCATCGGCCTTTGTCCTACCATGGGCTATCTCCACGAGGGACACGCCTCTCTCATGGACGCCTCCGTCAGGAGCTGCGACCGCACCGTCGCTTCAGTCTTTGTAAACCCGATTCAGTTCGGACCTAATGAAGATCTGGCCACATATCCCCGGGATTTTGAATCCGACTGCAGGCTGCTGGAGGCCCATGGGGTTGACCTGGTCTTCCACCCGGAACCGGCTGAGATGTATGCGGACGACTTCTGCACTTTCGTGGACATCGACGTACTGAGCAAGACGCTGTGCGGCAAGACGCGGCCGATTCATTTCCGCGGCGTCTGCACGGTTATCACAAAGCTGCTGAACACGGTGACGCCGGACAAAATCTTTTTCGGACAAAAGGACGCCCAGCAGCTCGCCATCATCCGCCGCATGGTGCGGGATCTGAATTTCGATGTGGAAGTCGTCGGATGTCCTATCGTGCGGGAAGCGGACGGACTTGCGAAGAGCTCCCGAAACACATACCTGAATCCGGACGAACGCCGGGCGGCCCGAATCCTTTCCAGAGCGATCCGGCTCGGCCAGGACATCGCCGACGGGGGCGAACGCAGGAGCGGGAAACTGCTCGCTGCCATGAAAGAAAAGCTGGTTTCGGAGCCGATGGCTGAGGTGGAGTATGTAGAGGTGGTCAACGGTGAAAACATGCAGCCTGTCGATACGTTCCGAGAGGGCGATCTGGTTGCGATGGCAGTCCGCATCGGCGGCACCCGTCTGATCGACAACTTCACCGTGGGTCAGCCGCCCATCGATTTTCAGGAGGGACAGTCCAATGCAGATTGA
- the panD gene encoding aspartate 1-decarboxylase — protein sequence MQIEMLKGKIHRATVTQAELGYIGSITIDEELMDAAGIAEYQRVDIVDVDNGARFSTYTIAGRRGSGIFCLNGAAARCACVGDKIIIMAYCQMTPEEAERHRPSVVFLDENNQISRITNYEKHGRLEDMTEL from the coding sequence ATGCAGATTGAAATGTTAAAAGGAAAGATTCACCGGGCCACGGTCACCCAGGCCGAGCTGGGCTACATCGGCAGCATCACCATCGATGAGGAGCTGATGGACGCCGCCGGAATCGCAGAATATCAGCGCGTTGACATCGTCGACGTCGACAATGGAGCGCGTTTTTCGACCTATACCATCGCCGGCCGGCGCGGATCCGGGATTTTCTGCCTGAACGGAGCGGCGGCCCGCTGTGCCTGCGTCGGCGACAAAATCATCATCATGGCATACTGCCAGATGACGCCGGAGGAAGCCGAACGGCACCGCCCGTCTGTGGTTTTTCTGGATGAAAACAATCAGATCAGCCGCATCACCAATTACGAAAAGCACGGTCGTCTGGAGGACATGACGGAACTGTAA
- a CDS encoding sugar ABC transporter ATP-binding protein: MNTSNDLVFKVTGLNKHFGPTYANKNIDFTLRHGEIRGLAGENGSGKSTLLSQLAGIYSSDSGTILKDGEVYRPDSPLYAQNHGVSIVVQELGCIGALSAGVNVFLGRTGEFTRFGVVNMRKIYRRAGEILEQWGLPRIPLNKHANAMSVEEKKIVEIARALSTDPDVLILDEVTQALAQDNRDKLHALIRKYKELGKSVILITHDLDEMIEITDTISILRDGELIETVNSKEITEDQLKTKMVGRSLEGEYYRSDAEATRGNEVILSLRNVSTPRGLKDISFDVYAGEILGFCGLSDSGIHEVGKVAYGLEEKSSGSVILVQEQYEIQKASGAWKNRVGYVPKDRDNEALMLHASIRENFDMSSVPEVIGTADFLSQKKLNQIADDARSQFRVKSVGIFQEIDALSGGNKQKVNMGRWLLKDLQLLIVDCPTRGVDVGVKAYLYQCLKDAKAAGLAILLITDELPEAIGMSDRILVMKDGQITGEVSRSEGLSEEAIVKVMI; the protein is encoded by the coding sequence ATGAACACTTCCAATGATTTAGTATTCAAGGTAACTGGATTGAACAAACATTTTGGTCCGACTTATGCGAACAAGAATATTGATTTTACACTGAGACATGGTGAGATCAGAGGTTTGGCCGGAGAAAACGGATCTGGAAAGTCAACTCTTCTCTCCCAGTTAGCGGGTATTTATTCCAGCGATTCAGGAACGATACTTAAAGATGGGGAGGTATACCGTCCGGACAGTCCTTTGTATGCCCAGAATCACGGTGTGTCTATCGTCGTGCAGGAATTAGGCTGCATAGGTGCGTTGTCGGCGGGCGTGAATGTTTTTCTTGGAAGAACCGGAGAGTTTACCCGATTTGGCGTTGTAAATATGAGAAAAATATACAGACGCGCCGGAGAGATTTTGGAGCAATGGGGTTTGCCCAGAATTCCGTTGAATAAACATGCGAATGCCATGAGTGTTGAAGAAAAGAAAATCGTCGAAATTGCCAGAGCACTTTCTACCGATCCGGATGTACTGATTCTTGATGAAGTCACGCAGGCTCTTGCACAGGATAATCGGGATAAACTCCATGCACTGATCAGGAAATATAAAGAGCTCGGGAAATCCGTAATCCTGATTACACACGATTTGGACGAGATGATTGAAATCACGGATACGATCTCAATTTTGCGGGATGGAGAGTTGATTGAGACAGTGAACAGCAAAGAGATAACGGAAGATCAGCTGAAAACAAAAATGGTAGGCAGAAGCCTGGAAGGCGAGTATTACAGAAGCGACGCAGAGGCAACCAGAGGGAATGAAGTCATTTTATCGCTAAGAAATGTGTCAACTCCCCGGGGGCTTAAAGATATCAGCTTCGATGTGTACGCCGGAGAAATTCTCGGATTCTGTGGTCTGAGTGATTCCGGAATCCATGAAGTTGGGAAAGTAGCATATGGTTTGGAAGAAAAAAGCAGCGGCTCTGTTATTCTTGTTCAGGAGCAGTACGAAATTCAGAAAGCCTCTGGGGCATGGAAAAACCGAGTAGGCTATGTTCCAAAGGATAGAGACAATGAAGCTCTGATGCTGCACGCTTCGATTCGTGAAAACTTTGATATGAGCTCTGTTCCGGAGGTAATAGGAACTGCGGATTTCCTCAGCCAGAAGAAGCTGAATCAGATAGCAGATGATGCGCGTTCTCAGTTCCGCGTAAAATCAGTAGGTATCTTCCAGGAAATTGATGCCCTGAGCGGCGGAAATAAGCAGAAGGTTAATATGGGGCGTTGGCTGCTGAAAGATCTTCAGCTTCTGATTGTCGATTGTCCGACACGAGGTGTGGATGTCGGCGTTAAGGCTTATTTGTATCAATGCCTGAAAGACGCGAAAGCTGCGGGGCTCGCAATCCTGCTGATTACAGATGAACTGCCGGAAGCGATTGGTATGTCGGATCGGATTCTCGTCATGAAGGACGGACAGATTACCGGGGAAGTTTCGCGAAGTGAAGGGTTAAGTGAAGAAGCGATTGTGAAGGTGATGATATAA
- the panB gene encoding 3-methyl-2-oxobutanoate hydroxymethyltransferase, translating into MKNSIMTFREKKEKGEKIAMLTCYDYSTARLMDAAGIDGVLIGDSLGNTMLGYPDTLSVTMEDMIRYSTGVARGCENALVVMDMPFMSYQLSMEQGLMNAGRLMKEARGQAVKLEGGARVCPQIRAMTDAGIPVMAHLGLTPQSVNAFGGHRVQGKTDDAAKQLMEDAHKIEDAGAFAVVLECVPAPLAARVSRQLKIPTIGIGAGNGCDGQILVYQDMLGMFNDFTPKFVKHFSNIGEEMSRAFRDYISEVRSGAFPDEDHSFKMKNEEILSRLY; encoded by the coding sequence ATGAAAAACAGTATTATGACGTTCCGTGAAAAGAAGGAAAAGGGCGAAAAGATCGCCATGCTCACATGCTACGACTATTCCACCGCACGGCTGATGGACGCGGCCGGCATCGACGGCGTGCTGATCGGCGATTCCCTCGGCAACACCATGCTGGGATACCCGGACACACTTTCCGTAACGATGGAGGACATGATCCGCTATTCCACCGGCGTCGCCCGGGGCTGTGAGAATGCGCTGGTTGTCATGGACATGCCGTTCATGTCGTATCAGCTCTCCATGGAGCAGGGACTGATGAACGCGGGACGCCTGATGAAAGAGGCCCGCGGCCAGGCCGTCAAGCTGGAGGGCGGCGCCCGGGTATGTCCCCAGATCAGAGCGATGACAGACGCCGGAATCCCTGTTATGGCGCATCTGGGGCTGACCCCGCAGTCGGTAAACGCTTTCGGCGGACACCGCGTCCAGGGGAAGACTGACGATGCCGCGAAGCAATTGATGGAGGACGCCCACAAAATCGAGGACGCCGGAGCCTTCGCCGTCGTCCTGGAATGCGTTCCCGCTCCGCTGGCCGCCCGGGTCAGCCGGCAGCTGAAGATCCCCACCATCGGCATCGGAGCAGGAAACGGATGCGACGGACAGATTCTCGTTTACCAGGATATGCTGGGCATGTTCAACGACTTTACTCCCAAGTTCGTCAAGCACTTCAGCAACATCGGCGAGGAAATGAGCCGGGCCTTCCGGGACTACATCTCCGAAGTCCGCTCCGGCGCATTCCCGGACGAGGACCACTCCTTCAAAATGAAAAACGAAGAAATCCTTTCAAGACTGTATTAG